Genomic DNA from Hordeum vulgare subsp. vulgare chromosome 2H, MorexV3_pseudomolecules_assembly, whole genome shotgun sequence:
GGATTTTTTTCACGATTTTAAACTATAGGGTGAAAGTATTGTACGGAATGAACTTTGATTGAAAACATTTCACGATCTGACTTTTTTGAAAACGCCAGAGCCTGTGGTATTGCAGACGCACATAGAAAcaccagtctaatgtggcgttgcagacccactcaaaCGCGAGTCTAATGTGGCATTGCAGACCCACTCAAACGCCagcctaatgtggcgttgcaggccacgcgtgaaacgccatggtccatggcgtttcagcagtacacatgttgctgccagcatgccgtgggctagctggatgtcgtcgctgcgttccatagtgggtctgcaacgccagaaCTATTGGCGTTTCACAATGGgcttgcaacgccacattagactggcgttgcaagaaagaaaaaacgcAACGGTAGACAGGCGTGTCACTTTTCGGCagcaacgccagcactgttggcgtttcacagtgGGCCTGCAATGCCACTTTAGACTGGCgttacaaaaaagaaaaaaacgtcACGGTAGACAGGCGTGTCACTGTAGAGCAGCAACCCCATGGTAGACAGGCGTTGCATAGTGAggcagcaacgccacggcttgtgacgtttctaaaagggtcagatcATAAAATGCTTTCAAATTTGGTTCATTTTATGCTCATGTTTAAAAAAAAGTTAAAATAGTGAAAAAAATCCTACAAGTACAGACACGGGCATGCTATGCTACCATACAGAACAGAGTAGACGCATCTCATTCCCAGCTAGCATAAAATAACACCAAGCCCATGGATCCCGGCGGTGCATGAACCACCGCAATTGTTGACAAGCACACAGCACGCAAGCCCATGGATTCATTCCAGGCAGGCACACGAACCACCGAAACTGTCGACAAACATGCAGCACGCACGCTAGTAACAGGATCAGATCAGCTTCCCTTCCATGCTTTCAAACAATCGGCATGTGGTGAAATGAACCTGAAAGAGTAGCCCatacgccgagagagagagagagagagaggacggCAGCAAGAAAGGGAGGCTCACAGCCCCTGTTTCCAGATTAAATATCATATCAACCTCCTTCCCCGATCGCTGCCGACGCATACGAGTCGAAGATCTGTTACCATCACACTGTCCTGAACCGTGTCAAATATCAGAAGCTGCATGTCCATTGTTTGGTGCGAGCTCAGTAGGTTCCGGGGGACCATTGTTGGATCAGCAGCTGAGTTGTCCATGTCAATGGGAGTCCCCTTCATGCGTTCGTTCCCCCAAATTTCACCATGTGTTTGCCCCTGGGTTATTGGACCCTAGGGTCCATTGCCATTGGTACCAAGAACATTTCCCGTCCAATCCTATCCTATCCTAGAAACAAGGGCAGCAAGACGTTCCGTGGACCAGGGGGGCTATGCACGGATCTGTTATCTAGTTGAGCAACTTGTGCCCGGGACATGATCAGGTAGCACATGGCTCCATCTTTTGTTCACCTTTCCCTTGGTCTGCCCTCAAAGCCATTCCACGCGCGTTTCGCGGCCAAAACGAGTAATCCAGAAGATAAGTGCGCAGGGTCCTTACGGTTCACTCTTTGATTATACTACTAGTTTACATGCAACAGGTAGGATGGTCTCTTGCTGTTTCCGGTCAAGGAGATATCATTGTTTTCTTCGACACAAAAAATGCTCGCTGAGCTTTCGTCTCTCATTTTTTCCAAGCCAGCTGAGCTTTCCTCTGACCAGCTCAATATTCTCTTGCCACAGTGTTGCCAGGAGGCATGCCCGAGGACTAATCAGCACACGGTTTTGACAATAAGCAATTTAAAAGGTGAAGGCAGGAagctgcatcatcatcatcatcatcgtccctcTGCGGTCTTATATTAGCAAGCACACAAACATAAAAATGCATACAAGTTGAAGGAGAAAGGCGGGCAAGTTGCGCCGACGTGGGCCCCACACCAAACACCAGTTTGCAACTTCCAAACAGCTTCCTGTGGTTTTGTCACGCGTTTTTCCTTGCCAGTATACTATGCTTTAGCTGTCAACCTGACGGACCCGATCACCTCCCAATTCTCGCATGTGCTGCTGCCTTTTGGTTAAAGAATTAGGCAGGAGCGGGGGGTGACAAGTCTTGCCTTGTGCATCCACCCATCTTCCTTCCTCTCGCTCTCACGCCCTATCCCCAGCTGGACAATGCCGTCCGACCCACCGGGATCCGCCCGACCCTCCCGTGTTGCTCTGTGTTTGCATGATTGATTATATACAACTATAGACGAAAGCAACTTTACAATAGACCAAAATGGGTCATTGCTTGTGTTTGTGGAGAACTGAGATGCCGTATCACTTGTTGACCACTTGTGAAATTTGTCCCTATGGGTGGGGCGTTTTCAGGCTCCGCTGGCTAGCCTACTCTTCTGCTATCAGCGAGACCAAAAAAAAGAATTCACCATAGGTGTATTAGTCGGGGGAAATCAATTTCTAAGATGGAGAACAGAACAGAACTCGCTGTCGGTAAACCAAACATCGCACAGGAACAAGAAAACAAATTATGAATTCATACGGGTCCGAGAACCGAACCGTGTAAACATTAAGCCATAGCGACACAAACATAGTTTGAATCAATTACAACCACTTACTTTTACAAATCAAAGATAAAGAAACCCAATGACAATACCGAATGATCAGAGTTACATGTAAGATACAGATATGTTTCTTTGCACTAACTTTTGTTCCTTAGCATGGCCAACTCAATATCACCATGTGTTAACATGCCAAAACTTCTCTCAGGCTTCGGGCACCGGTCATCATCATTTGCTACTTACTTCTCTTTACATCGGAACTATGGAGGCGAATAACATAGAACCATAATAACCTAAACAAAACGCTAGAACATGATATGGGATAAAATATTCATGACTTTGATACTCTAAGGGCAAAGAACATTTCAGATATTTCTGGAAAGCTCTGGTAAGGGCATGAGGCTTCTGTTCATGCCGCCTTATTGGTTTGGCTTCAGGGCGGCATTCGGCCCTAGTCCAAGCCATGGCTGGTTCTCAAACTCCTTCTTGACTGGTGTTGCATCTGAAGGAGAAGCTTGGTATGGTGCCTTTGCATGCAGACTATATGAAAACAAAAGCACAAGTTAGACCCACAAACTAGGGTGGTAAGATAAGAAAAGATGATCATACAGTGAAATCATGAGTTCATGACAGCAAAAGCAACTTACCGATCCTTTCTCTTCTCAAGGAATCGGTGAAGTGACGCCTTTCTAGCAATTGGCAGATCTACAAGACAGAAAAGATTTTGTCAATAATCGGCACAATAAGAATCAGGGGCGTACACGTCAAACAACCCAATGGATATAGTACAATAAATCACTGGGTAATTACCAGAAGCATTCGGACGAGCAGACTTATGAGCATCAACGGGATCACTAGGCAAACTACTTGCTGGGGCCAGCACGGCCGGCTGGACCTTGGGGCTGTCTGCGACAGGTGTGGTCGCAGAGACGTTCTGAACAACAGGGATGCCCTTGCCAGCCAACTGCATTAGGCCCTTTGCCTTGTCGGCTGGGAAATCGTTGAACACGATCACCTTCCCACCATAGAAGATGGTGAGCTGGCTCTTGTCTTCCTCCCTGAAATTCATTTGCACGCAGCAATTAATAAGTATAGTTGCGGACTAACCTCGTTCTTTGGGAAACCATATTTTTGATTCGTTTAGAAACAAACTGGGCTCGATCAGCCGTGTTATATCGGCAAGTACACGGTTTAAGGTCGATTAGTGACACTTTCGAGCATGGGCAAACTTAGTAATATTAATAGCTCCGAGGATGTATGCTTGATTGCTCCATCCCAAGAAGAAATCATTTCAACCAGGGAGCAGTTGGTGGCAAATATAGAAATCGGTTATCGCAATCACTCTCAGCTAGATTTCAGGCCTTGCAGAATCCAGTACCGTTCAGATAAACTCGACATCTGACTTTCATGTGCATGGATTATGACTTGCGCTAATAGGCACAAGGCTAAAAATGGAGTAGAGGAAAGTGGCATGATCCAATACCTGGTAGCATCGGGGGCGGCGGCGTCGTGCAGGCCGGCGCTCTGCGGGAACAGCtccatggtctccttcttcctgccGGCCTCCTCG
This window encodes:
- the LOC123425321 gene encoding protein TIFY 10b-like; this encodes MAAASARQGERATSFAMACSLLSRYVRQNGAAAAELGLGINKGEAEAQRAADTKSPLPGAEGEEAGRKKETMELFPQSAGLHDAAAPDATREEDKSQLTIFYGGKVIVFNDFPADKAKGLMQLAGKGIPVVQNVSATTPVADSPKVQPAVLAPASSLPSDPVDAHKSARPNASDLPIARKASLHRFLEKRKDRLHAKAPYQASPSDATPVKKEFENQPWLGLGPNAALKPNQ